In Desulfomonile tiedjei DSM 6799, a genomic segment contains:
- a CDS encoding ATP-binding protein, which translates to MTIKGILKYVPVLSIVLVAAIMLVIVVLFTLRNINAQNERMEELTSRQGVSVIRTLEAGTRTGFMEGDWGIEHLQMLIEQAAKDPDVEWVGLISGEGIIIAHSEPAKIGLRLLMGQEMNTVRTVIRTGEPLSFKRDLPGGRTIFEIWKPFTPFPDQIAQTESLARHTRIGKELLDVFDREKKQVLFLALKMDRFQQMRQQDILFAIFMAAVLFIIGSAGVYFIFVVQNAYLVRRTLDEMRTYTRNVVESMANGLITVDRSLRVATFNPTALEILRKPKEEVDGKPIADLLPLEDEAKQVLADSDLILEKEIKISTEGKSKSFLNISVSALKEPDSRISRGAVIIVRDLTVIRELEQKVLVSEKFAALGRLSAGVAHEIRNPLNSIRGFIQYFQKKLPLDEEDYKYTDLMLTEVDRLNRVISKLLAYSKPREPRLNVRSVDEILDHCIRVLERETQAAGIELIRKPSPDNLSLVLMDTDQMTQVFLNILLNGLEATPRGGRIIVSSDTDDQGRVQIIFEDTGEGIPRENLDKLFDPFFSTKKKGTGLGLAIVKGIIEGHGGEIEVESEPGKGTRFIVLLNAYKTVEEEVEQITADTGITVAASQN; encoded by the coding sequence ATGACGATCAAGGGTATTCTCAAATATGTTCCGGTTTTGTCCATTGTGCTCGTGGCGGCGATTATGCTTGTAATCGTGGTGCTGTTCACGCTGCGTAACATCAATGCACAAAACGAACGCATGGAAGAACTCACGAGTCGCCAGGGAGTCTCCGTCATACGAACTCTGGAAGCGGGAACCCGTACGGGGTTCATGGAAGGCGATTGGGGCATAGAACATCTCCAGATGCTCATCGAGCAGGCGGCAAAAGATCCTGATGTGGAATGGGTCGGACTCATCAGTGGCGAAGGTATAATCATCGCTCACAGCGAGCCCGCGAAAATCGGGTTGCGATTACTCATGGGGCAGGAAATGAATACGGTTCGAACGGTTATTCGAACCGGGGAACCCTTATCCTTCAAGAGAGATCTTCCGGGCGGCCGGACCATATTCGAGATATGGAAACCGTTTACGCCTTTCCCCGATCAGATTGCCCAGACAGAGAGTCTCGCCCGACATACTCGCATTGGTAAGGAACTCTTGGACGTATTCGACCGAGAGAAAAAGCAGGTGCTTTTTCTCGCCCTCAAAATGGACCGCTTTCAACAGATGCGTCAGCAGGACATACTTTTTGCCATCTTTATGGCGGCAGTGCTTTTTATCATAGGTTCTGCAGGTGTTTATTTCATCTTTGTCGTCCAGAACGCCTACCTCGTACGAAGGACCCTGGATGAAATGCGGACCTATACCCGGAACGTGGTCGAGAGTATGGCCAACGGCCTGATCACGGTGGATCGCTCTTTGCGGGTTGCCACATTTAACCCGACGGCTCTGGAAATACTCAGGAAACCCAAAGAAGAAGTGGACGGTAAGCCGATTGCCGATCTTTTGCCTCTGGAGGATGAAGCCAAACAGGTTCTTGCGGATTCAGACCTGATCCTTGAAAAAGAGATAAAGATATCCACGGAAGGCAAGTCCAAGAGTTTCTTGAATATCTCGGTTTCCGCATTGAAAGAACCCGATTCGAGAATCAGCCGCGGAGCGGTTATCATTGTCCGGGATTTAACGGTAATTCGCGAATTGGAACAGAAAGTTCTGGTTAGCGAAAAATTCGCGGCTCTCGGGAGACTTTCCGCCGGCGTGGCCCATGAAATCAGAAACCCTCTGAATTCGATCAGAGGTTTCATACAATATTTCCAGAAGAAGCTCCCGCTCGATGAGGAAGATTACAAGTATACGGACCTCATGCTTACCGAAGTGGATCGGCTCAATCGAGTAATCTCCAAGTTGCTGGCCTATTCCAAGCCGCGAGAGCCGCGCTTGAATGTCCGTTCAGTCGACGAGATTTTGGATCATTGCATCCGGGTACTGGAAAGGGAGACTCAGGCTGCGGGCATTGAACTGATACGAAAACCGAGTCCGGATAACCTTTCCCTGGTTCTGATGGACACGGATCAGATGACTCAGGTCTTCTTGAACATATTGCTGAACGGTCTCGAAGCCACTCCGCGGGGAGGCCGCATAATCGTATCCAGTGATACGGACGATCAAGGCAGGGTACAGATAATCTTCGAAGATACGGGTGAAGGAATTCCCCGGGAGAATCTGGATAAGTTGTTCGACCCCTTCTTTTCTACAAAGAAAAAGGGTACAGGACTCGGGCTGGCAATCGTCAAAGGAATTATCGAAGGACATGGCGGGGAAATAGAAGTAGAATCCGAGCCGGGGAAAGGAACTCGGTTCATTGTGCTGCTGAATGCCTATAAGACCGTGGAAGAAGAAGTCGAACAGATAACTGCAGATACCGGCATAACTGTTGCTGCGTCTCAGAACTGA
- the ruvX gene encoding Holliday junction resolvase RuvX gives MRILGLDIGSKRIGVALSDELGYTAQGVETVTYTDPESAADRIQGIAESRNVTEIVIGIPYNMNGTEGPQVRNVRDFIERLRKRINVPIHEWDERLTTFAAERVLLEADISRAKRRKVVDKLAAVLILQGFLDSQTFKGSTGV, from the coding sequence TTGCGCATTCTTGGTTTGGACATAGGTTCGAAACGCATCGGCGTAGCCCTGAGCGATGAACTGGGCTACACAGCTCAGGGCGTCGAGACCGTAACTTACACCGATCCGGAATCCGCGGCGGATCGCATCCAAGGAATAGCCGAGTCTCGCAACGTTACGGAAATCGTCATCGGTATACCCTACAATATGAATGGGACTGAAGGGCCCCAGGTTCGCAACGTCCGGGACTTTATCGAGCGTCTTCGAAAAAGGATAAACGTGCCGATTCATGAATGGGACGAGCGGCTGACGACATTTGCAGCGGAACGTGTCCTTCTGGAAGCTGATATAAGCCGCGCAAAAAGAAGAAAAGTAGTGGACAAGCTTGCCGCTGTTTTGATTCTTCAGGGGTTTCTTGACAGTCAAACATTCAAAGGCTCAACCGGAGTATAA
- the mltG gene encoding endolytic transglycosylase MltG — protein MSFFSILKTVFAIVLLVALGIGAYTAYSKLPILLHDLISSSGRAPAVPGQEVIVSIPKGASLSQVGSILQENGVISSRLVFKLVAMIRGEQRKIKAGEYALKTGSDAGDVLDQLISGKTLMFSITVPEGYDMYQIADLMQQSEIISKEEFIALCQDEAFLKELGVEGSNLEGYLFPDTYFLRPSEKGDGKLIVRRMVQRFFSVYDKNVRPIAEENGWSVAQVLTLASLIEKEARASEHALVSAVFHNRLRQNMKLQSDPTVIYGIKRMGSKITKEDLNRKHPYNTYQNTGLPPGPIANPGKESLLAAINPADVDYLYFVAKNDGSHQFSNNLKEHNHWVNLYQKTPRSEMQ, from the coding sequence TTGTCGTTCTTTTCCATTCTCAAGACAGTATTCGCCATCGTATTACTCGTCGCGCTCGGCATTGGAGCTTATACAGCGTATTCGAAACTTCCGATCTTGCTGCACGATTTGATTTCTTCGTCTGGTCGTGCTCCTGCAGTTCCTGGTCAGGAAGTCATTGTGTCGATTCCCAAAGGAGCTTCCCTGTCCCAGGTGGGCAGCATACTGCAGGAGAATGGTGTAATTTCAAGCCGGTTGGTTTTCAAACTTGTGGCAATGATTCGGGGAGAGCAGCGGAAGATCAAAGCAGGAGAGTATGCTCTCAAGACTGGAAGCGATGCCGGCGATGTCCTGGATCAATTGATATCGGGAAAGACGCTCATGTTCTCGATCACTGTTCCAGAAGGATATGACATGTACCAGATTGCCGATCTCATGCAGCAGTCGGAAATCATATCCAAAGAAGAGTTTATAGCACTCTGTCAAGACGAGGCATTCCTAAAAGAACTCGGAGTAGAAGGCTCGAATCTGGAGGGGTATTTATTCCCTGACACGTACTTTTTGAGGCCGTCGGAAAAAGGAGACGGAAAACTGATCGTGCGCCGTATGGTTCAACGATTCTTCAGTGTTTACGACAAAAACGTCCGGCCGATTGCAGAAGAAAACGGCTGGTCGGTCGCTCAGGTGCTCACTCTTGCCTCATTAATCGAAAAAGAGGCTCGGGCATCGGAGCATGCGCTGGTATCTGCAGTGTTTCACAATCGTCTCAGGCAAAACATGAAGCTGCAATCGGATCCTACCGTGATTTATGGAATAAAGCGTATGGGATCCAAAATAACAAAAGAAGATCTCAACCGTAAACATCCTTACAATACGTATCAAAACACTGGCTTACCTCCCGGCCCCATTGCGAACCCCGGGAAAGAATCCCTCCTTGCTGCCATAAACCCCGCAGATGTAGATTATCTATATTTTGTTGCGAAAAACGACGGAAGCCATCAGTTTTCAAATAATCTGAAAGAGCACAATCACTGGGTTAATCTCTACCAAAAGACGCCTCGTTCCGAAATGCAGTAG